The following nucleotide sequence is from Myxococcus stipitatus.
CGCGGCGCTGGGTGGACGCGCCGACACCTCCGACCGCATCTTCTGGGACGCGTACAAGGACACGCCGCTGGTGCGTGAGGGCGACAATCTCGCCAGCGCGATCAGTCTCGGGCCGCTGGCGGCGTCTTCCGGCAACATCGACCTGGTGAACCGCTCCGCCGTGCTGCTGGGGCTCTCGAACCTCATCGCGGGCGGTGGGCACTCCAGCGGGACGGGTGGGCTGAGCTGCGCGGTGAACGGCGCGGGCGCGACCTTCGACGCGGTGATCGCACCCCGCCTGCGCCGTGGTGCGCCGTTCGACGTGCTGCGCCTGGGCACCAGCTCCGCGCGCGTGTCGATCGTGTACGAGACCTGCGCGCTCGGACCCCGCAAGCCCGCGGGCATCATCGTCAACCCTTCGCTCGCGTTCGACAGCACCTTCGGCTCGCTGCTCGGCGGCTCGACGAGTGGGCGAGATCGCAAGATGCTCTTCGACTTCGCGCTGGCCGACTCGCGCAAGGCGCTGGCGGAGTTCCGCGGCAACTCCAACGAGCGGCTGAAACTGGAGCGCTACGTCTCCTCGCTCGAGTCGCTGCGCACGCGGGAGGATCAGCTCGCAGGCATGGCGGACCGCGTGCGGCCCTACCTGCCGCTGGCGCCGAAGGACAACCCGCTCATCACCGGCGCGGGCTCACCGCCCGACTCGCTGAAGTGGTTCGAGGCGCAGTTCCAGATCG
It contains:
- a CDS encoding DUF1552 domain-containing protein, which gives rise to MFSRRTVLKGMAAGLFAPYFRDVYAQSSAVPARLVLVLECNGVYPRALLSSGTRAALGGRADTSDRIFWDAYKDTPLVREGDNLASAISLGPLAASSGNIDLVNRSAVLLGLSNLIAGGGHSSGTGGLSCAVNGAGATFDAVIAPRLRRGAPFDVLRLGTSSARVSIVYETCALGPRKPAGIIVNPSLAFDSTFGSLLGGSTSGRDRKMLFDFALADSRKALAEFRGNSNERLKLERYVSSLESLRTREDQLAGMADRVRPYLPLAPKDNPLITGAGSPPDSLKWFEAQFQIATASLLGGLTNTVVLATGTSGFDVAYGPDVTDIPRHSLQHGLDAGQNWNLVAEVTRRHVQLVANLARTLAATPEVGASGSMLDHTAIVFMSDNGEQHHSTSREWPKLVVGGNALGLKTDGRTVVYPKYDAARNRQVSNLFNTLGHAFGDADFNTFGQEGSTRIAPGPLSELYG